Genomic segment of Desulfolucanica intricata:
CCCAGTCAATTTGGGCTTGTTCACCGGGCAGTGTTTCGTAGGGCTTGAACTCCCTCACTTTTCGAGGACGCAATATAGCTACATAGCAGCGTACTGTACGGTTTGCTCCCTCGTAACCTTGTTTTTTAATTTCCTGATAAATTCGTTCAGCTGAAAGTTCCGGCCATTTCTCCAGACGTTTTATGATATACTCTGTGTATGGATCAATTTTGGACGGTCGGTGGTAAGTAGGTTCTTGTTGGATGTAATTAGAGTTATCCCAGTATTTGGTCACGGTGCCACGGTCCATTGATAATCGTTTGGCGGTGGCAGTTTTGTTTAGGCCTGCTTCCCGGCATTCCTTGATTTTCAAGATTTCCCACACTCCTGTCATTTTGGCTCATTCCCTCTTTTCTGTTTTTCGTCTGCCTAACGGAAAACTTCGAGGAAATGAGCTTTATTTTCCTTTTTTTATGTCCATTTGTGCGGGTTTTTCGTGACCATTTATGAGGATTTTATCATGTCCGTTAACATAAACAGTAAGCGTCAATTTTATGAGACAATGCCCTGAAGGAAGTAATCTGGAAACCAATTTTCACTGGACTTGAATCTTTCATCATTTTTCCGATTAAATTTTTATCTTAATCACTAGCCAGAGACTTGGCTTTTACAATAATCAAAGGTCTACTACCTAAATATACTTTATGCTTGATTTTATTGCCGTTAATTATTAATAACCTATCGTTAACACGGTCACCAACAATAATGTCCTTATTGTTAAATGCTATATCTCCTGGGTGAAAAGCATTAGTAATAGTTTTTACAACTTCATTGTTTTCAGGATCTACACATGAAATTGATTTTCCTGACATATTATCTATATTATAGTGCGATACATATACGTAAGATTTTCCGTCAACCTCATTTTTATATACCCTCCATGGGGAATTCTCTTTAAGTCTTATTTTTTCAACCACCTTTTCCTTCTTCCAATCTATCACATAAAGAAAAGGTTCTTGTGATAACCCATTTATACCATATATCATATCACCTACTACAATCATTGACGACATTATAAAATCTATTGGTATTGTTTTTGTAACTGAATAATTATCCAAGCTAATAATATCAATTTGATAGGGTTTACCTTTGGGTGCCCATGCACTTATAATCATTTTATTTTTAATAAATGCAATATCTTCAATATTTTTATCATAAGACAAGTAATTTTCAACGAGGTCTTTTTCTGTATTGATAACTGTTATATAATTCTTATTTTTATAAAAGATATGACCAACATATGCTTTACGGTTATATTCATTGTATTTGATGATTCTAGGTAAAAGATGATTTAATTCTATATTTTTAATTACTTTCCCGTTTTGTAGTACTGCTATTTCTTTTCCGGCTTTCGATAAACTGCCTCTTACGGTTATATATATTTTACCATCTTGTACAGGGGTTATTTTCCACCCACCTTCAACCGTGATTTTATTTAAAATTTTATAATCTTCACTAGATAAATAAAAAACATCTCTGGAAGCTGTTAAACAATAAATTCCACTATTTTTATTGATATAAGTCTGTTCACTAGCAGGTGAATCTTCATAATAAACATAAATAAAGATCGAAATTGCTAGTATAGCACATAACATAATTACAAATTTTTTTATCATTATTTAAAATCACCTTTTTAAAAGGATATAAAGGGGGATTACCCCCCTTCTTTGTAATAATATACTTTAATCTGAATATGCAAACCTAGAAGTCTCGTTACTAAAAGCAAGATCGTCAGGAAGACACAATCCACCAGTACCATTTAAATCGACACTATAATATTCTTTCCAACCAACCCAAGGTAATTTACTACAATACCAGCTATCCCTGTTATAAAAACTAGTAAAGGCATAATTATCTCCTAGCTGTTCTTTAAGATAATCAATTATAAAGTTTCGTATTTCATTTCTGATTTCATTATCATAGTCTGGAACCCAATACCCGGCTGCTTCATCATAATTGTTACGATACCAATCTTTATCTTCCCAAATAACTCCTGTGCCATTTCCTTGTTCAGACTTTTGTGCTGAAACAAATTTTCCGTTATCTTCATCATAGGTTCCAGCATGTCTATAATAACCGTAAGCACATATACCATCATGTACTACTATCATATCACCGTCCTCAAAAGCCGTATAGCTTATTGAATTGGTTCCTGTAGGTGACTCATCACCTAAACTCAAGGTGCCGATAGAAGAATCTTCATTTGTTTTTTCCTTGTTTAACCTAGAATTAAATTTATCCATATCGTTTTCAATTTGTTTTATTATCTTTTTGTCTTCTGGTGAATTTAGATCAGTAAGTTTAGAAGCATCTATAACATTATTTTCCTGGTAATATTTTTGAATTTTTTTATCAAGCATTTTATTGATTCCACTGCTTTCTAACTCTTTAGTTTTTTCAATTTTAAGGTCGAGCTTACTCTTGGATTTACAAATATCTTCAGTTGCAATTGCAGCTGGTGCTACTGTTAATACCAATAACAATGATAATGACAAAATAACTATAATAGAGTAATTCTTCCGAAACATAGAACAGCCTCCATTTTTTTAGGATTTTTTGAGTAAAAATATTCACTTATTATTTTTCTTTGTTACTTAGAAATTTCACCTAGGTCAGATCTTCATAAGCTAACAAAACGTAAATTTCATAAAATCACCCCCTTATTATTACTGTCTCATAATAATAAGACTCTAATTTCTACCCAAAAGATCACATAAAATGATTTTTTTACATGAAATACAACTTATAGGTTTATGAAAACAACTCAGATAGAATTTAATAAAAAAGTAGTTCGAAAACTCGAATACTGGTTTTTAAACTCCTTTAAGAAACCCAAAATGGAATGTTATAATTTGTAAATAGATCTTATAAAAAGACAAATAAATTTCTTATAGCCGAATTAGTAATTTTTATTACTTCAACACATAACCTTCTGGTAGATATTGAGGGATAGTTATTTTACCACCTAACACCTACTCTTTC
This window contains:
- a CDS encoding YncE family protein: MIKKFVIMLCAILAISIFIYVYYEDSPASEQTYINKNSGIYCLTASRDVFYLSSEDYKILNKITVEGGWKITPVQDGKIYITVRGSLSKAGKEIAVLQNGKVIKNIELNHLLPRIIKYNEYNRKAYVGHIFYKNKNYITVINTEKDLVENYLSYDKNIEDIAFIKNKMIISAWAPKGKPYQIDIISLDNYSVTKTIPIDFIMSSMIVVGDMIYGINGLSQEPFLYVIDWKKEKVVEKIRLKENSPWRVYKNEVDGKSYVYVSHYNIDNMSGKSISCVDPENNEVVKTITNAFHPGDIAFNNKDIIVGDRVNDRLLIINGNKIKHKVYLGSRPLIIVKAKSLASD
- the istA gene encoding IS21 family transposase, which codes for MTGVWEILKIKECREAGLNKTATAKRLSMDRGTVTKYWDNSNYIQQEPTYHRPSKIDPYTEYIIKRLEKWPELSAERIYQEIKKQGYEGANRTVRCYVAILRPRKVREFKPYETLPGEQAQIDWGHFGDIIENGHRKKLYAFVFCLSWSRILYVEFITSLNMAVFNGCLYRALQHVGGVPATILFDNAKTVVSERVGTAIRFNLELLQNAIAYGFTPKACWVNDPESKGYV